Proteins encoded together in one Pontiella desulfatans window:
- a CDS encoding HesA/MoeB/ThiF family protein, with product MKSQFCATVDGSDAERAVRKRDAIPVWFTVRDGIVFTSLGPRAHAEGTIEGVIQLVDRDDSLQSRLRTAPIQLCVQLDTSPDHSSNQLDAVIHIDGVKYRVSGTVIDERGKEQPCRIQVVPVRKELYSRARGLIETSVLADKTVFFKGVGSVGSTVIRLLAQSGVQKFIFMDQDRLEVANVIRHEAGLSDIGRYKTKAMADIVRNKNPYAEITTYEEKASDKNIDLVRELVRQTDICIDTGDQREGKLLLNRVCREEGTPLIISGAFRRAYGGQVLRVKPEGSACYQCFVQMLAKDASAYTDPEAETIAYSDRPVPIEPGLSVDIEPIAQMTAKLALQELLKDQDTTLRSLDEDLEANWYLWLNRREQGSQYESWDPLGYGIDGMRVMRWYGINFEAAPSCPVCGDFVQHLAEQANIDLSDDGVRELLSHCEINGEDHAG from the coding sequence ATGAAATCACAATTTTGCGCTACTGTCGACGGTTCCGATGCGGAACGCGCTGTTCGGAAACGGGATGCCATTCCTGTATGGTTCACCGTGCGGGATGGCATCGTTTTCACCTCGCTGGGGCCGCGTGCCCACGCGGAGGGTACCATTGAAGGAGTCATCCAGCTCGTTGACAGGGATGACTCTTTGCAGAGCCGCTTAAGAACGGCTCCAATCCAATTATGTGTGCAACTGGATACCTCTCCGGACCATTCATCAAATCAATTGGATGCGGTTATACATATTGACGGTGTAAAATATCGGGTTAGTGGAACCGTTATTGATGAACGAGGGAAGGAGCAACCGTGCCGGATTCAAGTGGTTCCGGTTAGGAAAGAACTCTATTCCCGCGCCCGTGGACTTATAGAGACGAGTGTTTTGGCGGATAAAACCGTATTCTTCAAGGGTGTCGGATCGGTGGGGTCCACGGTAATTCGTTTATTGGCACAGTCAGGGGTTCAGAAGTTTATCTTCATGGATCAGGACCGTCTCGAGGTGGCAAACGTTATCCGCCACGAAGCCGGACTCTCCGACATTGGCCGTTACAAAACGAAGGCGATGGCGGACATTGTAAGGAACAAGAATCCGTACGCTGAAATCACGACATATGAAGAAAAGGCAAGCGATAAAAATATCGATCTTGTTCGCGAGCTGGTGCGGCAGACCGACATCTGCATTGATACGGGCGACCAACGGGAGGGGAAGCTTCTCCTGAACCGGGTGTGCCGAGAGGAGGGAACACCTCTGATCATCAGTGGAGCGTTCCGTCGGGCATACGGGGGCCAGGTTCTTCGGGTGAAACCCGAGGGGTCTGCCTGCTACCAGTGCTTCGTGCAGATGCTTGCCAAGGACGCATCCGCATACACCGATCCGGAAGCCGAAACCATAGCGTATTCGGACCGACCGGTTCCTATTGAACCGGGGCTGTCGGTCGATATCGAGCCTATCGCCCAGATGACGGCCAAACTCGCCCTCCAGGAGTTGTTGAAGGACCAGGACACCACCCTTCGCTCGCTGGACGAGGATCTCGAGGCCAACTGGTACCTGTGGCTGAATCGCCGCGAGCAGGGATCGCAGTACGAATCATGGGACCCGTTGGGATACGGAATCGACGGCATGCGGGTAATGCGGTGGTACGGGATCAACTTCGAGGCCGCACCGTCGTGTCCTGTTTGCGGGGACTTCGTCCAGCACCTTGCCGAGCAGGCCAATATCGATTTGTCCGATGACGGCGTGCGCGAGCTTCTCTCCCATTGCGAAATAAATGGAGAGGATCATGCTGGCTAA
- a CDS encoding ATP-binding protein: MLAKAKAFLLVNIPDPRPARLRAMAANPVRAAWDALKQILRFVSDLKPGSITAGLRYVYVPEQTAGGVRDRLKVYPYISGGDGAELEAVASILRRGSVSKFFTLVEDQLPPLDDSLSAACRIVRSYSFIEPLIPCDLNADIPGQYFVCNPFEPNDDNDFSGLDRVLDGFAEAAVVDIAVCPADIQQLRISSTQYLEHVTRINRHWDAHEEPAFRMDPLSDDPRARMDSPVLAPHRYPDPSAAETYRMHQKIHDGLRNAQLNFHIVVLAHDAATAHLLASTVAESAFEEGAYKLVLGSAGCAVTNVKNGLESNSVIKEEELPDGFQGLPPQYQKLAQLLNTASVSELGGIFRLPMATSGPFCCANRDTDPPCEPEGNTIPIGVDDLGETRNGDVVRGISPKTLTRHLFMSGMCGNGKTVLLMSLLISLWRKRIPFLHIEPVKTESRALKQLGEIEYPGASDLARDLRIYTPGNNTLSPFQINPLQVPEGISIEEHISMLESCFQAIMPMSGPLPGILREALERVYWNRKEEDVPCITDLLAEAEAALQAKGYAPSTYSDLRGAMDTRLNSLTRGAMGRVLQGRRDNPSMTELLRSPGILELERLSQDHACFLTLFILMRLRQELRSMPPADGDLRYVLIIDEAHNIVGTNTDAAPSEDFPDPKAYAAECVSRLLAEFRALGIGIIIADQMPSAVAAEVVKHPGTKVTFQLTHSEDRATIGAAMLFGDSEYEEIARLRPGHAYLFAPGYHYPQRIRTVNLHEHLDLLPPTDSALRDLIKHDDWFLIAIERRMEDQAAHLQCAMDDFDDMRVAILREVAVTMARLPMFQHQIRASRMRKEKDALIRQVEGLRRRLESRLRYFQNVELTRWLPDDCERDSLSSELRSWIDHLERRWREVMQPDVKAALTHLVSMLERIKALTSARKGRHENETK, translated from the coding sequence ATGCTGGCTAAAGCCAAAGCATTTTTGCTTGTAAACATTCCGGATCCGAGGCCTGCCAGACTCCGGGCCATGGCCGCAAATCCGGTTCGGGCGGCCTGGGATGCCCTGAAACAGATTCTAAGGTTTGTGTCTGATCTAAAGCCGGGATCGATAACGGCAGGGCTGCGCTATGTCTATGTCCCGGAGCAAACGGCTGGCGGCGTACGGGATCGGCTGAAGGTATACCCATATATTTCAGGCGGGGATGGTGCTGAATTGGAAGCGGTGGCCTCGATTCTACGTCGAGGCTCCGTTTCGAAATTCTTCACTCTGGTCGAGGATCAGCTTCCACCTCTGGATGACTCTCTTTCAGCCGCCTGCCGGATCGTACGTTCATATTCTTTTATCGAACCGCTCATTCCATGCGATCTGAATGCCGACATCCCAGGCCAGTATTTCGTCTGCAATCCATTTGAACCGAATGACGACAACGACTTCTCGGGCCTTGATCGTGTTCTGGACGGTTTTGCTGAAGCGGCTGTGGTGGATATTGCTGTTTGTCCAGCAGACATCCAGCAACTTCGAATCAGCAGTACGCAGTATCTTGAACATGTCACCCGAATCAACCGCCATTGGGATGCGCATGAGGAGCCTGCCTTTCGGATGGATCCATTGTCCGATGATCCCCGCGCACGGATGGATTCGCCGGTTCTCGCTCCGCATCGCTATCCCGACCCCAGCGCAGCCGAGACATATCGGATGCATCAGAAGATTCACGATGGTCTTCGAAACGCACAGCTTAACTTCCACATAGTTGTACTTGCACATGATGCGGCCACTGCCCATCTGCTGGCATCAACGGTCGCCGAAAGTGCATTCGAAGAGGGCGCCTACAAGCTGGTGTTGGGATCCGCCGGCTGCGCCGTCACGAATGTAAAAAACGGGCTTGAGTCGAATTCAGTTATCAAGGAGGAAGAGTTGCCGGACGGATTTCAGGGACTACCCCCGCAATATCAAAAACTCGCCCAACTTCTGAATACGGCATCCGTCAGCGAACTCGGCGGGATATTTCGACTGCCCATGGCTACATCCGGGCCGTTTTGCTGTGCGAATCGGGACACCGATCCTCCGTGTGAGCCGGAAGGCAATACCATTCCGATCGGAGTAGACGACCTCGGAGAGACCAGAAATGGGGATGTAGTTCGAGGTATTTCACCGAAGACGTTGACACGGCATCTTTTCATGTCGGGAATGTGCGGCAATGGAAAGACCGTGCTGTTGATGTCGCTCCTGATTTCCCTCTGGCGGAAGCGGATTCCCTTTTTGCACATCGAACCGGTCAAGACGGAGTCACGGGCACTCAAGCAGCTCGGAGAAATCGAGTATCCGGGTGCATCCGATCTGGCGCGGGATCTGCGCATATACACACCAGGCAATAACACGTTGTCCCCGTTTCAGATTAACCCATTGCAGGTTCCTGAAGGGATTTCCATTGAAGAACACATCAGCATGCTCGAGTCCTGTTTCCAGGCAATCATGCCAATGTCGGGGCCTCTTCCGGGTATTCTGAGAGAGGCTTTGGAACGCGTATACTGGAACCGTAAAGAGGAAGACGTTCCATGCATCACAGATCTCCTTGCTGAAGCGGAGGCGGCCTTGCAGGCAAAGGGCTATGCTCCATCAACCTATTCGGACCTCCGTGGAGCCATGGATACGCGTTTAAACAGTCTGACACGCGGCGCGATGGGGCGTGTGCTGCAAGGCAGGCGCGATAATCCTTCAATGACAGAACTGCTAAGATCTCCGGGCATTCTGGAACTGGAGCGCCTGTCTCAGGATCATGCCTGTTTCCTCACTCTTTTCATTCTTATGCGGCTCCGACAGGAACTACGTTCAATGCCACCGGCGGATGGAGACCTGCGCTATGTACTGATTATTGACGAAGCCCACAACATCGTAGGAACCAACACGGACGCAGCACCATCCGAAGATTTTCCGGATCCAAAGGCATACGCGGCGGAGTGCGTGTCGCGATTGCTGGCGGAATTTCGGGCGCTGGGTATTGGAATCATTATTGCCGACCAGATGCCTTCAGCCGTAGCGGCGGAAGTCGTCAAGCATCCCGGAACGAAGGTGACGTTTCAGCTTACCCATAGTGAAGACCGCGCCACTATCGGCGCCGCGATGCTCTTCGGCGATTCGGAGTACGAGGAGATTGCTCGCCTGCGCCCGGGGCATGCATATCTGTTTGCGCCCGGCTACCACTATCCTCAGCGCATCCGTACGGTGAACCTGCACGAACACCTGGATCTATTGCCGCCCACGGATTCCGCCCTTCGAGACCTGATTAAGCACGATGATTGGTTCCTGATTGCGATCGAGCGGCGCATGGAAGATCAGGCAGCTCATCTGCAGTGTGCCATGGATGATTTTGACGATATGCGTGTAGCCATTCTTCGGGAAGTGGCAGTCACCATGGCCCGGTTACCTATGTTTCAGCATCAAATACGTGCGTCCCGTATGCGCAAGGAAAAAGATGCGTTGATCCGGCAAGTCGAGGGGTTACGGCGGCGGCTCGAGTCGAGGCTTCGGTATTTTCAAAACGTTGAACTCACCAGATGGCTTCCGGATGACTGCGAGCGGGATTCGCTCAGCTCGGAATTGCGCTCGTGGATTGATCACTTGGAGCGACGGTGGCGGGAGGTTATGCAGCCGGACGTTAAGGCCGCCCTGACGCATCTGGTTTCAATGTTGGAACGTATCAAAGCGCTGACTTCAGCGCGGAAAGGAAGGCACGAAAATGAAACGAAATAA